A window from Temnothorax longispinosus isolate EJ_2023e chromosome 1, Tlon_JGU_v1, whole genome shotgun sequence encodes these proteins:
- the Sau gene encoding Golgi phosphoprotein 3 homolog sauron codes for MNRGDGLVQRRRVVNSGGGGGGAGGGGSGHGQDGSNADLVHNDKLSGQSPDSDCLSQKDLNCNPTTDDDSDKETRLTLMEEVLLLGLKDKEGYTSFWNDCISSGLRGCILAELAFRGRVELEKAGMRKKSLLARKLLLKNDAPTGDVLLDEALKHLKDTDPPETVQNWIEYLSGETWNPLKLRYQLKNVRERLAKNLVEKGVLTTEKQNFLLFDMTTHPLTDNLAKSRLVKKIQEAVLGRWVNDAARMDRRTLALVILAHAADVLENAFAPLSDDDYEVAMRRVRTLLDLDFEAEAAKRNANPVLWAVFATFTK; via the exons ATGAATCGCGGTGACGGGCTGGTGCAGCGACGACGCGTGGTGAacagcggcggcggtggcggcggcgccgGCGGCGGTGGCAGCGGCCACGGCCAGGACGGCTCGAACGCGGACCTCGTGCACAACGACAAGCTGTCCGGTCAAAGCCCGGACTCGGACTGCCTGTCCCAGAAGGATCTCAACTGTAATCCCACCACCGACGACGACTCCGACAAGGAGACGCGTCTGACCCTCATGGAGGAGGTCTTGCTGCTCGGTCTCAAGGACAAAGAG GGATACACGTCCTTCTGGAACGATTGCATAAGTTCCGGATTAAGAGGATGTATCTTGGCGGAACTTGCTTTTCGGGGTAGAGTGGAGCTGGAGAAGGCTGGCATGCGTAAGAAGAGCTTGCTGGCCAGGAAGCTTCTGTTGAAAAACGACGCGCCTACGGGAGACGTATTGTTGGACGAAGCTTTGAAACACTTGAAGGACACAGACCCTCCTGAAACTGTGCAGAATTGGATAGAGTACCTCAGCG GAGAAACATGGAATCCCTTGAAATTAAGGTATCAATTGAAAAATGTGAGAGAACGGCTAGCGAAAAATCTTGTCGAGAAAGGTGTCTTAACTACGGAGAAACAAAATTTCTTACTGTTTGATATGACGACTCATCCTCTTACCGACAACCTTGCCAAAAGTCGTCTCGTGAAAAAG ATCCAAGAAGCTGTATTAGGCCGTTGGGTGAATGATGCCGCTCGCATGGATAGACGAACATTGGCATTAGTTATTTTAGCTCATGCAGCTGATGTACTAGAAAATGCATTTGCGCCATTGTCGGACGACGATTACGAAGTAGCGATGCGAAGAGTACGGACATTATTAGACCTCGACTTTGAGGCGGAAGCCGCTAAACGTAACGCGAATCCGGTACTTTGGGCTGTATTTGCTACATTCACCAAGTAA
- the LOC139819775 gene encoding damage-control phosphatase ARMT1 translates to MAQSDPRIPNLQDTVTPFGVRLSGIYKRSYAHVTIKDRLPVILTKIVDTLCQNRSKIIATYSADAEEDIKEIIGFISQLKNEMVTNKVLKPLRLNKAVTNDAEEWNKYFEYRTSVEGETPTWFNTIWLYCETYMYRVLAQEISLMNTIHGYDPFECHKQNDFINSLDSIDLIITYVKDIICNKEYNMENSKNDFLKFLELSLWGNRHDLSATAGSPYSKTGNPLTIVDLLKKNVVVNDWEVVWDIVNKKMKENDDIHIVLDNAGYELFTDLCLAAFLITIVPTTKITFHAKLYPWYVSDTTIHDFLWTLDYMNGLNDHPNIQLLGKMFGNLMDRKVWCVKEEPYWTGPYDFTQIKEKAKDIYAQFSDAKLVIFKGDLNYRKLLGDMNFEYNTSFAAALGNFRPTNILSLRTMKCDICVGLPNDMVEFFEKDKTKLTTGEYGLIQAAIFKI, encoded by the exons ATGGCTCAAAGCGATCCCAGAATCCCGAATTTGCAGGACACAGTTACTCCTTTTGGTGTCCGACTGTCTGGAATATATAAACG AAGTTACGCTCACGTGACAATCAAAGACAGATTACCAGTGATATTAACGAAAATCGTTGATACGCTCTGTCAGAATAGAAGCAAAATTATAGCTACGTATAGTGCG gATGCCGAAGAAGATATTAAAGAGATCATAGGATTCATAAGTCAGTTGAAAAATGAAATGGTTACTAACAAAGTCCTAAAGCCACTGCGTCTAAACAAAGCAGTTACTAACGACGCGGAGGaatggaataaatattttgagtaCAGAACATCCGTAGAAGGCGAAACACCTACATGGTTCAATACAATATGGTTATATTGCGAAACCTACATGTATCGTGTATTAGCCCAAGAAATTAGTTTGAT GAACACCATACACGGTTACGATCCGTTTGAGTGCCATAagcaaaatgattttattaactcCCTTGACTCTATAGACTTAATAATTACCTacgtaaaagatataatatgcAATAAGGAATACAATATGGAGAACTCGAAGAATGATTTCCTGAAATTTTTGGAATTGAGCTTGTGGGGCAACAG GCATGATCTATCTGCAACTGCAGGCTCCCCTTATAGCAAAACTGGTAATCCACTCACGATAGTGgatcttttaaaaaagaatgtagTAGTAAATGATTGGGAGGTGGTGTGGGATATTGTAAACaaaaagatgaaagaaaaCGATGATATTCATATAGTACTTGACAATGCAGGATACGAGCTCTTTACTGATTTATGTTTAGCAGCTTTTTTGATTACTATCGTACCTACGACCAAAATAACGTTTCATGCAAAGCTATATCCATGGTATGTGAGTGATACAACTATTCACGATTTTCTCTGGACGTTAGATTATATGAATGGACTAAATGATCATccaaatatacaattattggGTAAGATGTTCGGAAATCTAATGGACCGTAAAGTTTGGTGCGTTAAG gaAGAGCCCTATTGGACAGGACCGTATGACTTTacgcaaataaaagaaaaagcgaAAGATATATATGCCCAATTTTCCGACGCtaaattagtaatatttaaGGGAGATCTGAATTATAGAAAACTTCTGGGCGATAtgaattttgaatataatacAAGCTTTGCAGCTGCACTGGGAAATTTTCGACCTACGAATATTTTGAGCTTGCGCACTATGAAATGCGATATTTGTGTTGGATTACCAAATGATATGGTTGAATTCTTTGAAAAGGATAAAACTAAACTGACAACTGGAGAGTACGGTCTTATTCAAGCagctatatttaaaatttaa
- the LOC139819786 gene encoding venom acid phosphatase Acph-1-like — protein MGKFQRLVDIVLIFYFCSLTTSGTPAPTESKDIDSKNDLELRLVSAVFRHGDRTVDRTSRESYPNDPYKSNNFYPAGDGQLTNVGKKRAYKLGLMLRDRYNSFLGDVYYPPNVYARSTWLTRSKMTLQLVLAALYPPVDIQKWNSDLPWQPMDLIYIPQYEDDLLVPIGCPTYIEAHKNLVQSPEVKKKIGEFNNLMKIASNYTGRNITDLTGLVLLYSTLYAQSLMELPLPEWTQDIFPDGKLFDAALLFLDLLSYDQLNNLNGGVLLRRLIDDMNKVINGTLGDQKINLFSAHDLNVAGILHALNISERRLPAYTSSVIVELHEKTGMYFVKVLHYLGIPAEILEVSIPGCEILCPYNKFVELTASTKAFKHTCRPANAKINRTSKAFALFEI, from the exons ATGGGAAAATTTCAACGTCTCGTAGACATCGtcctaatattttatttctgttcatTAACGACGTCAGGGACGCCGGCTCCCACCGAGTCGAAAGATATTGACTCAAAAAATGATTTGGAGTTACGATTAGTCAGCGCG GTGTTTAGACACGGCGATCGCACGGTAGACAGGACGAGTCGAGAATCTTATCCAAATGACCcatataaaagtaacaatttCTATCCGGCTGGCGACGGGCAGTTAACTAAT GTCGGCAAGAAAAGAGCGTACAAGTTAGGGCTGATGCTGAGAGACAGATACAACAGTTTTCTCGGGGATGTGTATTATCCACCGAATGTCTACGCACGTAGCACGTGGCTGACTCGTTCCAAGATGACCCTACAGTTAGTTCTCGCGGCGCTTTACCCGCCTGTTGACATTCAAAAGTGGAACTCAGACCTTCCTTGGCAACCGATGGATTTGATATATATCCCACAGTATGAGGATGATTTACTGGTTCCAATTGGGTGTCCTAC ATACATCGAAGCTCACAAGAATCTGGTACAAAGTCCAgaagtgaaaaagaaaataggagagtttaataatttgatgaaGATAGCGTCAAATTATACAGGACGAAACATCACTGATCTCACCGGCCTCGTTCTCTTGTACAGTACTTTATATGCGCAATCATTAATGGAATTGCCTTTGCCTGAGTGGACGCAAGACATATTTCCGGATGGCAAACTTTTTGATGCGGCTCTCTTATTCTTAGACCTACTTAGTTACGACCAGTTAAATAATCTCAATGGAG gTGTATTATTGAGGAGACTAATTGACGATATGAATAAAGTGATCAACGGAACTCTGGGCGATCAAAAGATTAATCTTTTCTCCGCACATGACTTAAATGTGGCTGGAATATTACACGCTCTAAATATATCCGAACGTCGTTTACCGGCATATACGAGCAGCGTTATCGTAGAATTACATGAAAAAACCGGGATGTATTTTGTCAAA GTGTTACATTACTTAGGTATTCCAGCGGAAATACTAGAAGTTAGCATTCCCGGTTGCGAAATATTATGTCCGTACAATAAGTTTGTCGAATTAACGGCGTCCACTAAAGCATTTAAACACACATGTCGTCCAGCGAATGCGAAAATAAACAGAACTTCTAAAGCGTTTGCTCTGTTTGAAATTTAA